The Phyllostomus discolor isolate MPI-MPIP mPhyDis1 chromosome 4, mPhyDis1.pri.v3, whole genome shotgun sequence genome window below encodes:
- the PPP2R5D gene encoding serine/threonine-protein phosphatase 2A 56 kDa regulatory subunit delta isoform: protein MPYKLKKEKEPPKLAKGTAKPSSSGKDGGGESTEEAQLQPQPQPQPQPQPQSQPPPSNKRPSNSTPPPTQLSKIKYSGGPQIVKKERRQSSSRFNLSKNRELQKLPALKDSPTQEREELFIQKLRQCCVLFDFVSDPLSDLKFKEVKRAGLNEMVEYITHSRDVVTEAIYPEAVTMFSVNLFRTLPPSSNPTGAEFDPEEDEPTLEAAWPHLQLVYEFFLRFLESPDFQPNIAKKYIDQKFVLALLDLFDSEDPRERDFLKTILHRIYGKFLGLRAYIRRQINHIFYRFIYETEHHNGIAELLEILGSIINGFALPLKEEHKMFLIRVLLPLHKVKSLSVYHPQLAYCVVQFLEKESSLTEPVIVGLLKFWPKTHSPKEVMFLNELEEILDVIEPSEFSKVMEPLFRQLAKCVSSPHFQVAERALYYWNNEYIMSLISDNAARVLPIMFPALYRNSKSHWNKTIHGLIYNALKLFMEMNQKLFDDCTQQYKAEKQKGRFRMKEREEMWQKIEELARLNPQYPMFRAPPPLPPVYSMETETPTAEDIQLLKRTVETEAVQMLKDIKKEKVLLRRKSELPQDVYTIKALEAHKRAEEFLTASQEAL, encoded by the exons ATGCCCTATAAACTCAAGAAGGAGAAG GAGCCCCCCAAGCTTGCCAAAGGCACAGCCAAGCCCAGCAGCTCAGGCAAGGATGGTGGAGGCGAGAGCACTGAGGAG GCTCAGCTCCAGCCGCAGCCGCAACcccagccgcagccgcagccccaGTCTCAGCCACCGCCATCCAACAAGCGTCCCAGCAACAGCACACCACCCCCAACGCAGCTCAGCAAAATCAAGTACTCAGGGGGCCCCCAGATTGTTAAGAAGGAGCGACGGCAAAGCTCATCTCGCTTCAATCTCAGCAAGAACCGGGAGCTTCAGAAGCTTCCTGCCCTGAAAG ACTCGCCAACCCAGGAACGGGAGGAGCTTTTTATCCAGAAGCTACGCCAGTGCTGCGTCCTCTTCGACTTTGTGTCAGACCCACTCAGTGACCTCAAATTCAAGGAGGTGAAGCGGGCAGGACTCAATGAAATGGTGGAGTACATCACCCACAGCCGCGACGTCGTCACCGAGGCCATCTACCCTGAGGCTGTCACCATG TTTTCAGTGAACCTGTTCCGGACACTGCCACCTTCATCAAATCCCACCGGGGCCGAGTTCGACCCAGAGGAAGACGAGCCCACCCTGGAAGCTGCCTGGCCACATCTCCAG CTCGTGTACGAGTTTTTCTTACGTTTCCTCGAGTCTCCTGATTTCCAGCCAAACATAGCCAAGAAGTACATTGACCAGAAGTTTGTCCTTGCT CTCCTGGACCTGTTTGACAGTGAGGACCCTCGAGAGCGGGACTTCCTCAAGACTATCTTGCATCGAATCTATGGCAAGTTTTTGGGGCTCCGGGCTTATATCCGTAGACAGATCAACCACATCTTCTACAG gTTCATCTATGAGACGGAGCATCACAACGGGATTGCTGAGCTCCTGGAGATCCTGGGCAG CATCATCAACGGCTTTGCCTTGCCCCTTAAGGAAGAGCACAAGATGTTCCTTATTCGTGTCCTGCTTCCCCTTCACAAAGTCAAATCCCTGAGTGTCTACCACCCTCAG CTGGCATACTGCGTGGTGCAGTTCCTGGAGAAGGAGAGCAGTCTCACTGAGCCG GTCATTGTGGGGCTTCTCAAGTTCTGGCCAAAGACCCACAGCCCGAAGGAGGTGATGTTCCTGAATGAACTAGAGGAGATTCTGGATGTCATTGAACCTTCAGAGTTCAGCAAAGTGATGGAACCACTCTTCCGCCAGCTTGCCAAGTGTGTCTCTAGCCCCCATTTCCAG GTGGCAGAGCGCGCCCTCTATTACTGGAACAACGAGTACATCATGAGCCTGATAAGTGACAACGCTGCCCGAGTCCTCCCCATCATGTTCCCTGCACTCTACAGGAACTCCAAGAGCCACTGGAACAA GACAATCCATGGGCTGATCTACAACGCCCTGAAGCTGTTTATGGAGATGAACCAGAAGCTGTTCGATGACTGCACACAGCAGTACaaggcagagaagcagaa GGGCCGGTTCCgaatgaaggaaagagaagagatgtGGCAAAAGATCGAAGAGCTGGCCCGGCTTAATCCCCAG TATCCCATGTTCCGAGCTCCACCACCACTGCCTCCCGTGTACTCGATGGAGACAGAGACCCCCACAGCAGAGGACATCCAGCTTCTGAAGAGGACAGTGGAGACAGAGGCTGTGCAG ATGCTAAAAGACATCAAGAAGGAGAAAGTGCTGCTTCGGAGGAAGTCAGAGCTGCCCCAGGACGTGTACACCATTAAGGCGCTAGAGGCTCACAAGCGGGCGGAAGAGTTCTTAACTGCCAGCCAAGAGGCTCTCTGA
- the MEA1 gene encoding male-enhanced antigen 1 isoform X2, whose amino-acid sequence MATVVLGGDIMGPERIFPNQTEELGPQQGPTEGTGDWSSEEPEEEQEETGAGPAGYSYQPLNQDPEPEEVELAPVGDGEDVVADIQDRIQALGLHLPDPPLQSDDEDEEGATALSNHSSIPMDPEHVELVKRTMAGVSLPAPGVPAWAREISDAQWEDMVQKALQARQASPAWK is encoded by the exons ATGGCAACAGTAGTTCTAGGGGGAGACATCATGGGCCCTGAGCGTATCTTCCCCAATCAGACTGAGGAACTAGGGCCGCAGCAGGGCCCTACAGAAGGCACTGGGGATTGGAGCAGTGAGGAGCctgaggaagagcaagaggaaACCGGGGCAGGCCCAGCTGGTTACTCCTACCAGCCCCTGAACCAAGATCCTGAACCAGAGGAGGTGGAGCTGGCACCAGTGGGGGATGGAGAAGATGTAGTTGCTGATATCCAGGATCGGATCCAG GCTCTGGGGCTTCATTTGCCAGACCCACCATTACAGagtgatgatgaagatgaggaGGGAGCTACAGCATTGAGCAACCACAGCTCTATTCCCATGGATCCAG AACACGTCGAGCTGGTGAAAAGGACAATGGCTGGGGTAAGCCTGCCTGCACCAGGAGTTCCTGCCTGGGCTCGGGAGATATCAGATGCCCAGTGGGAAGACATGGTACAGAAGGCTCTCCAAGCCCGGCAGGCATCCCCTGCCTGGAAGTGA
- the MEA1 gene encoding male-enhanced antigen 1 isoform X1 produces the protein MSMGRGWRARHTSKSYPAGSEAPARMATVVLGGDIMGPERIFPNQTEELGPQQGPTEGTGDWSSEEPEEEQEETGAGPAGYSYQPLNQDPEPEEVELAPVGDGEDVVADIQDRIQALGLHLPDPPLQSDDEDEEGATALSNHSSIPMDPEHVELVKRTMAGVSLPAPGVPAWAREISDAQWEDMVQKALQARQASPAWK, from the exons ATGAGCatggggcggggctggagggcaAGGCACACAAGCAAGTCCTACCCCGCCGGAAGTGAAG CCCCTGCCCGGATGGCAACAGTAGTTCTAGGGGGAGACATCATGGGCCCTGAGCGTATCTTCCCCAATCAGACTGAGGAACTAGGGCCGCAGCAGGGCCCTACAGAAGGCACTGGGGATTGGAGCAGTGAGGAGCctgaggaagagcaagaggaaACCGGGGCAGGCCCAGCTGGTTACTCCTACCAGCCCCTGAACCAAGATCCTGAACCAGAGGAGGTGGAGCTGGCACCAGTGGGGGATGGAGAAGATGTAGTTGCTGATATCCAGGATCGGATCCAG GCTCTGGGGCTTCATTTGCCAGACCCACCATTACAGagtgatgatgaagatgaggaGGGAGCTACAGCATTGAGCAACCACAGCTCTATTCCCATGGATCCAG AACACGTCGAGCTGGTGAAAAGGACAATGGCTGGGGTAAGCCTGCCTGCACCAGGAGTTCCTGCCTGGGCTCGGGAGATATCAGATGCCCAGTGGGAAGACATGGTACAGAAGGCTCTCCAAGCCCGGCAGGCATCCCCTGCCTGGAAGTGA
- the KLHDC3 gene encoding kelch domain-containing protein 3 isoform X3, which yields MLRWTVHLEGGPRRVNHAAVAVGHRVYSFGGYCSGEDYETLRQIDVHIFNAVSLRWTKLPPVRPTIRGHAPVVPYMRYGHSTVLIDDTVFLWGGRNDTEGACNVLYAFDVNTHKWSTPRVSGTVPGARDGHSACVLGKTMYIFGGYEQLADCFSNDIHKLDTSTMTWTLICTKGNPARWRDFHSATMLGSHMYVFGGRADRFGPFHSNNEIYCNRIRVFDTRTEAWLDCPPTPVLPEGRRSHSAFGYNGELYIFGGYNARLNRHFHDLWKFNPVSFTWKKIEPKGKGPCPRRRQCCCIVGDKIVLFGGTSPSPEEGLVDDFDLIDHSDLHILDFNTSNMSFEELLKLQSKVGTKTYKQLVAGNSTKKHGSRPPVQNACVADKHRPLEMSAKVRVPFLRQVVPISKKVARDPRFDDLSGEYNPEVFDKTYEFLNDIRAKEKELVKKQLKRHRSGEEHEKLQLLLQRMEQQEMAQQERKRQQELHLALKQERRAQAQQGHRPYFLKKSEQRQLALAEKFKELKRSKKLDSFLSRKRRRNAGKDRQHLPLNKV from the exons ATGTTACGGTGGACAGTGCACCTGGAGGGCGGGCCCCGCAGGGTGAACCATGCTGCAGTGGCTGTCGGGCACCGAGTCTACTCCTTCGGGGGTTACTGCTCTGGCGAAGACTATGAAACACTGCGTCAGATTGATGTGCACATTTTCAATGCAG TGTCCTTGCGCTGGACAAAGCTGCCCCCGGTGAGACCCACCATCCGTGGGCATGCGCCTGTGGTACCATACATGCGGTATGGACACTCAACCGTCCTCATCGACGACACAGTCTTCCTTTGGGGCGGACGGAATGACACAGAAGGGGCCTGCAATGTGCTCTATGCCTTTGACGTCA ATACTCACAAGTGGTCCACACCCCGCGTGTCAGGAACAGTTCCCGGGGCCCGGGACGGACATTCAGCTTGTGTCTTGGGCAAGACCATGTACATTTTCGGAGGTTACGAGCAGCTG GCGGACTGCTTTTCCAATGACATTCACAAGCTGGACACCAGCACCATGACATGGACCCTTATCTGTACAAAG ggcaaTCCCGCACGCTGGAGGGACTTCCACTCAGCCACAATGCTGGGCAGTCACATGTATGTCTTTGGGGGCCGCGCTGACCGCTTTGGGCCATTCCATTCCAACAATGAAATTTACTGCAACCGCATCCGAGTCTTTGACACCAGGACAGAGGCCTGGCTGGACTGTCCGCCCACTCCGGTGCTGCCAGAGGGGCGCCGGAGCCACTCAGCCT ttGGCTACAATGGGGAGCTGTACATCTTTGGTGGCTACAATGCAAGGCTGAACCGGCACTTCCATGACCTGTGGAAGTTTAACCCTG TGTCCTTTACCTGGAAAAAGATCGAACCGAAGGGAAAGGGGCCATGTCCTCGCCGGCGCCAGTGCTGCTGTATTGTTGGCGACAAGATTGTCCTCTTTGGGGGTACCAG TCCGTCTCCTGAGGAAGGCCTGGTGGATGACTTTGACCTCATAGATCATTCTGACCTACACATTTTGGACTTTA ACACATCTAACATGTCATTTGAGGAGCTGTTGAAATTGCAGAGCAAAGTGGGAACTAAGACTTACAAACAATTGGTAGCTGGAAACAGCACTAAGAAGCACGGTTCTAGACCACCTGTCCAAAATGCATGTGTTGCAGATAAGCACAG GCCTCTGGAAATGTCAGCCAAGGTCCGGGTGCCATTTTTGCGTCAAGTTGTTCCCATCAGTAAGAAG GTAGCCCGCGACCCCCGCTTTGATGATTTGTCAGGGGAATATAATCCTGAAGTGTTTGACAAAACGTATGAATTCCTGAATGACATCAGAGCCAAAGAGAAAGAG CTTGTGAAAAAGCAACTGAAGAGGCACCGTTCAGGGGAGGAGCATGAGaagctgcagctgctgcttcaGCGAATG GAGCAGCAAGAAATGGCACAGCAGGAGCGAAAGCGGCAGCAGGAGCTGCACCTGGCCCTGAAGCAGGAACGGCGGGCTCAGGCCCAGCAGGGCCATCGTCCATACTTCCTGAAGAAAT CTGAGCAGCGCCAGTTGGCCCTAGCTGAAAAATTCAAGGAGCTGAAACGCAGCAAGAAGCTAGACAGCTTCTTGAGTCGAAAAAGGCGCCGAAACGCAGGCAAGGACAGGCAACATCTCCCTTTGAACAAAGTCTAA
- the KLHDC3 gene encoding kelch domain-containing protein 3 isoform X1 — protein sequence MLRWTVHLEGGPRRVNHAAVAVGHRVYSFGGYCSGEDYETLRQIDVHIFNAVSLRWTKLPPVRPTIRGHAPVVPYMRYGHSTVLIDDTVFLWGGRNDTEGACNVLYAFDVNTHKWSTPRVSGTVPGARDGHSACVLGKTMYIFGGYEQLADCFSNDIHKLDTSTMTWTLICTKGNPARWRDFHSATMLGSHMYVFGGRADRFGPFHSNNEIYCNRIRVFDTRTEAWLDCPPTPVLPEGRRSHSAFGYNGELYIFGGYNARLNRHFHDLWKFNPVSFTWKKIEPKGKGPCPRRRQCCCIVGDKIVLFGGTSPSPEEGLVDDFDLIDHSDLHILDFSPSLKTLCKLAVIQYNLDQSCLPHDIRWELNAMTTNSNISRPIVSSHG from the exons ATGTTACGGTGGACAGTGCACCTGGAGGGCGGGCCCCGCAGGGTGAACCATGCTGCAGTGGCTGTCGGGCACCGAGTCTACTCCTTCGGGGGTTACTGCTCTGGCGAAGACTATGAAACACTGCGTCAGATTGATGTGCACATTTTCAATGCAG TGTCCTTGCGCTGGACAAAGCTGCCCCCGGTGAGACCCACCATCCGTGGGCATGCGCCTGTGGTACCATACATGCGGTATGGACACTCAACCGTCCTCATCGACGACACAGTCTTCCTTTGGGGCGGACGGAATGACACAGAAGGGGCCTGCAATGTGCTCTATGCCTTTGACGTCA ATACTCACAAGTGGTCCACACCCCGCGTGTCAGGAACAGTTCCCGGGGCCCGGGACGGACATTCAGCTTGTGTCTTGGGCAAGACCATGTACATTTTCGGAGGTTACGAGCAGCTG GCGGACTGCTTTTCCAATGACATTCACAAGCTGGACACCAGCACCATGACATGGACCCTTATCTGTACAAAG ggcaaTCCCGCACGCTGGAGGGACTTCCACTCAGCCACAATGCTGGGCAGTCACATGTATGTCTTTGGGGGCCGCGCTGACCGCTTTGGGCCATTCCATTCCAACAATGAAATTTACTGCAACCGCATCCGAGTCTTTGACACCAGGACAGAGGCCTGGCTGGACTGTCCGCCCACTCCGGTGCTGCCAGAGGGGCGCCGGAGCCACTCAGCCT ttGGCTACAATGGGGAGCTGTACATCTTTGGTGGCTACAATGCAAGGCTGAACCGGCACTTCCATGACCTGTGGAAGTTTAACCCTG TGTCCTTTACCTGGAAAAAGATCGAACCGAAGGGAAAGGGGCCATGTCCTCGCCGGCGCCAGTGCTGCTGTATTGTTGGCGACAAGATTGTCCTCTTTGGGGGTACCAG TCCGTCTCCTGAGGAAGGCCTGGTGGATGACTTTGACCTCATAGATCATTCTGACCTACACATTTTGGACTTTA GCCCTAGTCTGAAGACTCTGTGCAAACTGGCTGTGATTCAGTACAACCTGGACCAGTCCTGTTTGCCCCATGACATCAG GTGGGAGCTGAATGCCATGACCACCAACAGCAATATCAGTCGCCCCATCGTCTCCTCCCATGGGTAG
- the KLHDC3 gene encoding kelch domain-containing protein 3 isoform X2: MPRASRCVPDFPGSPGGARDDEEDGGDVASRDLRKDTSNMSFEELLKLQSKVGTKTYKQLVAGNSTKKHGSRPPVQNACVADKHRPLEMSAKVRVPFLRQVVPISKKVARDPRFDDLSGEYNPEVFDKTYEFLNDIRAKEKELVKKQLKRHRSGEEHEKLQLLLQRMEQQEMAQQERKRQQELHLALKQERRAQAQQGHRPYFLKKSEQRQLALAEKFKELKRSKKLDSFLSRKRRRNAGKDRQHLPLNKV, translated from the exons ATGCCGAGAGCGAGCCGCTGCGTCCCGGACTTTCCCGGGTCTCCTGGCGGAGCCCGGGACGACGAGGAGGATGGAGGGGACGTGGCCTCCCGGGACCTACGGAAGG ACACATCTAACATGTCATTTGAGGAGCTGTTGAAATTGCAGAGCAAAGTGGGAACTAAGACTTACAAACAATTGGTAGCTGGAAACAGCACTAAGAAGCACGGTTCTAGACCACCTGTCCAAAATGCATGTGTTGCAGATAAGCACAG GCCTCTGGAAATGTCAGCCAAGGTCCGGGTGCCATTTTTGCGTCAAGTTGTTCCCATCAGTAAGAAG GTAGCCCGCGACCCCCGCTTTGATGATTTGTCAGGGGAATATAATCCTGAAGTGTTTGACAAAACGTATGAATTCCTGAATGACATCAGAGCCAAAGAGAAAGAG CTTGTGAAAAAGCAACTGAAGAGGCACCGTTCAGGGGAGGAGCATGAGaagctgcagctgctgcttcaGCGAATG GAGCAGCAAGAAATGGCACAGCAGGAGCGAAAGCGGCAGCAGGAGCTGCACCTGGCCCTGAAGCAGGAACGGCGGGCTCAGGCCCAGCAGGGCCATCGTCCATACTTCCTGAAGAAAT CTGAGCAGCGCCAGTTGGCCCTAGCTGAAAAATTCAAGGAGCTGAAACGCAGCAAGAAGCTAGACAGCTTCTTGAGTCGAAAAAGGCGCCGAAACGCAGGCAAGGACAGGCAACATCTCCCTTTGAACAAAGTCTAA